Genomic segment of Blastocatellia bacterium:
CTCTTGGAAGCCGTACTGCGCCAGTGCTACCAGTGGCCAGCCTTCTTCGATGCCGAAATAATCCTCATACCAATAAGCACCATACTTGAGCTTCTCACCATCAAGAAGGATGATGAGGGCTTGGGCTAGCAGGTTCTTGTAGAGCTGGTTCAACCTGCCTTCCGGTAGGTGCAGCTTCATCCCCTTAGCCAGCTCACTCTCCCAGTAAGCGGTGAACTTGGCGAACGACCGATCGAAATTCATACCTATAAGCTTTCGGGAATCACGCTCAGGGGCTGTCACAGAAGGCAGAAAGAGGTGGAACTTAATCCTACCCTTCGCGGCAACTTGTAGCGGGAAGGAAAGCACATTCTCCCACCGAGTGCCCTTCCACTGTCCGGACCGATCAGTATAGAGCACAATGTGCCCCTGTGCATTGCGCACCGTGTTGGTCGCTGGATCAAAGGAGTAGCCTGTCTCCATCGGATCGAAATTAAGAGGATGGGCTGGGACGTCGCCGTGACGCCTGGTCCCATTTCTGGCGCTCATCCGCCGTCCAAGGATCACCGAGACTTCGCTCATGACTTGTCGCCGATGATCATTGATAACTTCTATCTGCACCATAGTCCCATAGGCATCGTCATCTGGGATGGTGACGAACGCCCGCGCAATAAATTGCAGCCCTCCCTTCCGGTAACTGGTGATGACGCCGGGAAGATACCCATTCACATATTCCTTATGGATGGCCGCTGGTCTGCTGCCAAAGAGTTCTCCATCGGGGCCGCAGGCTAATGCGAACCATCGGTCAATGAGGAGGTCTACACCTTGACCCGATCCAATCCCCCTCGCTGAAGTCCCATGAATCCAGCCGGCTTTGTCTTGATTCTCTACCATCACTAGCGTTCCGTTCCACAACACTATAGTCTCTACTTCATCGCCCTTTCTGCCTATAGCCGTCTTATGAAAGTTCAGCGGAAGTAACAAGCTGGCCGTCGTCTCGAAGCTCGGCTCATCTTCTTCCCCGAGCAATCGCTTGAACAGTTCATCTTCAGGTGATCCATACACCCGTTGAAAGTATGTCTTGGCTTCGTCGTCGAGGTAAACCTCTACCCCATGGGCGTTCCCAACACGCACCCTCACACCTGTTGTGGACAAGGGAGTAAATTTGTAGGCAAGTTTACGGCCGAGGCGCTCAACACTGAACTTCTTGATCGGTCTCCACGCCTGACCGTCCCACCATTCAGGTGGAGTCCAACGGCTGAGTTCCTCTTGAACTGAGAGCGACGGGGCGACGGGAGTTGATGAGTGTCGGTCAATCACGATCCTGTTGAGCATCACTGAATGTGGCCAGTTGAGTATGACGTTGTCCCTTGTAGAAACCTCAGCACGAAACCGCGTGGAAGCTAAATTCACCGTCGGTTCCTCAGCCGTGCTCTCCGGGTGAACCTGTCGGCCAATTTTGACGATGGCCTGACTGGAACTTTGACTGGCCAGCGGGGGCGATTTCGATGCTTCATGCCAGGCTTCAAGCTCCCTCACAATGCACCACCGTTCCCAGTTCCCGGTTGACTCCACGGCTTTCACTAACACCCTTAGCTTCGAAGTCACGACGACGGGGAAACGATAGCTCCAGACAACATACCCGCTTTGTTGGTAATGGGCAAACGCCCGCTCGAAAGAGTAATCAACCGTAATATGACTGTGAAGAGGCAGCCAATTCTTGCCATCCCAATATTGAAGTTGCTGACCATCATCGGTTGGTTGATACCTCCTCCCATGAAGCGAGGCATACATCACGCGAGCCCGATTTACCTGAACAGGAGAGTCCCACTCGAGCCCGAAGTCCACCGGTGAACCGAAACTGGGTTGACCAATGACAGCGAATGATTTCTGGTCACCATTGGCCAAAGCCGGTGGAAGGTCTCGTGTTGCTGGCATCCAACTTCTGGGCCGGGGAGTAGTGGGTTGCTGGTAATGGCTCTTTGAGTGAACGGCTGAAAGCCGATAACCAGTGATCTCCGCGCTGGCCCCAAGACTGATGGCGAAGCCCAGAAGTCCGACCAAACAGAGCCAAGCTCTCCTGATTGCGTTGAGCACTATTGACCTCCTTGGTTTCTCACGCGATGAATAAACTCAGCCAGGACCCGAAGCACATCCGGTCGATCATCGAGAAACTTGTGACGAAGCGGCTTGGTCAGCGGATAAGTCCTGGACTTCCCTGGTCGAAGCTGCTGCCATTCCTCCAGCGTGACACGCCAGTCTCCAATGCGATAACCGTAGTAATCAATATGACGAATTCCTAGTTTCATAGCTTCCTCTGTCACGCGTATGATCTCTTGGCCCGTTGGGCGCGTAAGGGGCTCGCGCTTAGCCACATCCACATCAGAAGCCCAAAACGTGTAAACGATCTTCTTGTGTGGGCCAACCTGACGGCGGGTCTCGCTGAGTAGGTTTTCTGTCACCGCCAGCGCTTGCTCTAAGGCCTGGGGTTTATCCCAGGCAAAAGCGGGATAGACGCCAACGGCATCGAAAGGTTGAACAACGCGCCCGAAATGAACGCCGACGACATCGCGCAGACTAATTGGTCGAGTGGCATCCGAAGACGGCCAACTGAATGTTCCGAGCGCCCGCTGTTCATCCTCAATGTAGACCTCATGAGCTGGATCCGGATCAACTTCTCGTATGAACCGCATGGTCTCGCTGGCCCATTCAGTCAACCATTGCGTCCGGGCTTCAACCCAGTCATCCCAGATGCGCTCATTGAGGATTTTCCTGGGAGGCTCAATCTCATTCCACTTGCGGTAATCTTCGGGATGTCCGTCGGAACGCGTATGGCCCCAAGCTCGATTAAGGTTGTGCAAGCTCCCGTACTTTTGCTTGAGCCACCGTCTGAACTCCGCTTTGTCGTAGTCAGAGTAGCTGACAAAGTCGCCGGCCACGGCTTCTCCGCTCCTGATTGGACCAACCTCAGACACCGGACCTATCCCAAATGAATCGTCAAAGACATAGCCGCCCAATCCCTTCATGTCCTTATAGGTACGGGTAATCTGGTGAAGGTAACCCCGCCACTGGGTGCGCCGCCACTGGCGATGGAAGAGGTTCAATGAGAATCGGAGGTTGCCCCGATTATCCACCTGCCGGTGCTCTCTCTTGGCTTCTAGGACAAGCGTGTTGTGGCTGGGATGCCAGATGACCAGATAAGCTTTAAGCCCATACTTTTCGCAAAGCGCCAGGGCATACCGGCTTTCTGCTTGGCGGTACCGGAAGGCAGATAGGTCGAGTCCCCAGCAAAGGACCACGTGGGAAAATCCACTCTCGGCAATGGTGCGAAAATCTTTGTCCCATTCAGCTTGGGGCGCTGAATTAAGCCAGTACCAGGTGCTGAACCACATTGCTTGGGCTTGCTTTGGTTCTGGTTGCCGGTGACCATCCCTGGCAACACGGCTTTGATTTGGTAATGATGCAAGAAGGATAAAACCAAGTAGACTCAAAACCAATTTCACACCTCTCATTATCGTCCTCCCACAACCCAGCGCCGGCCAATTCTTCCCAGCGACTGGGCGAAGATTCGATTTAATCCTTGTTCCCATCCGCGAGGGCCACTTTGATCCATCCGAAGTCTGTCTCCCGGATTAGTCCGTAGTTGTAAAACGAGAATCCCGTAGCCCCAGCTCGGCGACCGTACGCGACTTTCTGCTTCAGTTCCTCGACCGAACTGCCGTCGGGAAAAGATGGCCGTAGGGCGATATATAACTCTGTCTGCCGGGGCAGGACGTCTCGCACAGCGGAAATTGTCGAGACCATTTCTGCCGTTGCCTTGCGGTAGTAGGCCACTTCAACTGCTGACACGAGATGGCCTAGGCGGGGTAGCTCTATCCCCATTGTCCAGTTGATGACATCAGGCAATGTGAATAAGATGAGTCGGGTTCGAGCGCCCTGAGCGATCTCCCACAGTTGCCTGAGAAAATGCTCCACCGTTTCATGTCGCACGCGGAGATAATCACTCAAGCCTGGAATGCCATCTATGGTTTCCCTCAGGCTTCCAAGTGGGTCACTCGACGTCGCCAGGAACCGGTCGAGGCGGGTTCGTATGTCTCGTTGTAGGCGGTTGCCGTTAACTCCCCGTTCTAGGCTTCGCTTTTTACACGCTTCACAGAAGCACAGTGACAGCAAAAACTCCGCCCCCTCATCAAGCGGCAGGCCTTCAGCCTCGTGATGGAATCCATACCTGAACCCCATGAACCCCAATGATTCTAGCTCAACAGCATCGAGCGGCTGTCCCTGGAGGAGTTCGCTCAGGACGATGCAAACATACCGTCGCACAGCATCGTGGCTTGGGCAAAGAGAAAAGAAATAACGGTCCCCATAGACGTTTTGCGCGGCATACTGCGGATAAAGAGACCCCAGGTAGCTATTGTGCAAGCAGACCATCCAGCCGGTGATCCTGATTCCCAACCTTTGAGCTTTTTCGATCACCACAGGCAACAGGTTTTTCTCGGTCACTAAACTAGCTACACGCGGTTTAATCTCGCTCTGGGCGAACGCCCTCGCGCGCGGTCGAAAATACAAAACCCCGTCTTCTGGGAAATAGACTCTTCGCCGGGGATTATGCGGCAGCAGAAACTTCCCGGCGTGATAGGTTACCGCTATACTGATCGAAGACACTCCAATCTTTTCCTTGACTGTTCGCAGGACGTGTTCCTCACCTTCATCTGCGACATCCCAAGGATACACGAAGATCGAACTGTAGGTCATAGACTCCTCCCTGCGGCAGGCGCGTGGGCGGCCACTGAGTGCTCGATAGAAAGCGCAACCCAATCCCAACCGCAACAACTCTCTTCGACTAAGTCCGCTCCAGCCACGGGTTACCACGACTGGAACTCCTCGATGAATTCGCCTAGAGCGGCCACAATGCCGTTAAACAACCGTTCTCCCTTCTCTTTGGAAGCCTTTGTCGGATCACCATACACGCCCGAAGGACTTAACTCATCATGATCCACGGCCACGTAAACGCGACTGGCCTCATAGATATCACGCCCCAGGTACTTCGATTCACGGAACTGCCCGCCACTTGTAGCTTTCTCCAGATTCACCAGCCCGGGAGCTAAAAAGAGCAGCAGCGACGTCTCTAACTCGCAGGCATGGCCAATGCCGCCGGGCCTAGATTCTCGAATGGCTTGAATCACCGCTTCGGCCAGCTCCCAATAAGACGCGAGCACAACTATGACTTCAGGATGCGCATCCTTGATCATTCGAAGCGCGACTTTGGCCGGGTCAATGTTCCCCCCATGACCATTCAGCAGAAGGATTTTTCTGAAACCATCACGGATAAAGCTTTGGCAAAGATCGCGTAGGTACTGCGCATACGATACAGCGTCGAGACTGACCGCGCCCGCGAAGCGACGATGCGACGAAGAGCTTCCTACCCAGACAGTGGGGACAAGCGCGATCTGGGTCGGGAAACGTTGTTCCACAGCTTCAGCTATGCGGGTGACGATGATCGTATCGGACAAGACTGGCAAGTGCCGTCCATGCTGTTCGCAAGATCCTAGGGGCAGCATTAACACGGTTGCTCGCTTATCGAGTCCCCTGATTTCGTCCGCTGTCAATTCAGCGTATCTCATAAACCCTCATTCGATTTCCGGAATTCCGCCCCGGATCCCATCCGTGGGCGAAGCTTTGGCTTCTGGATAATAGTGCGCTAAGAGCTCAAGGCCGATCTTGGCTCGACGCACCCGTTCTCGCGCTTGTTCGATGGCAGGCTGCAGCAAATGTTCACCGATAGGATCAGTAGATACCTCATTGTACAAACCAAACTTAAGGTAGACGGGAGCCGCCATCTTAACGATTTCTGGTAGCTCATGGTAGCGCATGGTGCCGCCGTAGGCGACAGGAACTTCAATGTAGATGTCAATCGGAATCGTTAGGGCCTGTCGGATCGAGCTAATCACTGACAGCGGTAGATCAGCCGCCACATTAAAACTGTTCACCCCTAAAGTCTCAAGGACCTTAGAGGAAGCCGGATTGGAATAGGTCAGCAGGACCGATGTTTTGATCTTGAGTGTTTCTGGCAGAAGCTTTTCCTGTCTCATGGCATTGAGAACAAAGACCAAGCCTTCATCAGCGACCAACACCCCTCGAATGCCTAAGCGGCATGCCCTCTTGACATCCTCAACCGCATAAACTAATTGGTCAGCACCATACAGCCTCTTGGGAGCCAGCCCGTGTGCGCCTAGAGAGGTCTTTGTACGAGGATTGACAAACAAAAAAACCTCAATACGTTCTCTGGCGCCAATCTCGGCCATGGCGCGGATTTCGGCGTCCGTGAGTAGGCTGATACCGGTCCCTTGTGAGACTCGGTGTATCGGCACACCAAGGTCTCTCGCCATTTTGATAACGACCTCGAAAACGGCTGGTGTTTCCACTTCGGGAATTTCAATCCGATACTGTCCACCATCAGGGAATCGCTTCTCTGATACCACTGTCCCGTCGTCCCGCGAAGGCAGGTTCAACGTTTCCAGAAAGCGTCTCGTTGCTTCCATTTCATTCCCCCAGTACCCCATCAGTTACATGGCCTTTTGCTCAAGGTTCCTGAATCATCGCTCTGCTATCCCTATCCAAGGCCGCATCCACCTGAGCCTTGGCGAAGGCCCCGGCTCGCGTCGCACCCTGGAAAAATAAGTAACCCGTTATCAGCGAGAGCAACCAAGAGAAACAGCCCATGCTGATACGCCCTCCGCTCAGGCTGAAGAATCCAATGACCAAAGAGAAACAAAACGCGATCCCCCAGAAACAAGCCCATAAGTCCTTGTTGGGGTCGCTTGTCATCGCGCTCCGGGGCTTCTGCTCTGCGTAGTTGGCGATCGGCCCCCACCATCCTAATGGACGAACCTTCAGGTAGAAGGCTCGCAATACATCCGGGTTCTCTGGTCGGGTAAGCAGTGTCACGGCCAGGATGATGATCCACCCCGATACGAACAGGATGCTGAATCCATACCAGAAGGGATAGCGACTCATATCACCAAAGGCAGGCACCAATCCGTCGAGGTTCCAGCCAAGTGTCTGCTGGATCCAGGTGCGCCAGCTTTCAGGTAAGACGGTGTCAGAGCCAAACCAGACGACGAAGGCTAGCGGAAAGGCTCCCAGCATGCCCACTGCATCTCCAAACACATTCATGCGCCACCAGAACCACTTGAGCCATGCCAATGGCAGCGAGAAAACGATGAGCGCGGAGTTAATAAACAGCGCCCAGGATTCTAGCCTCTGCGGATCAATGGCGAGCCCCAAGGCATACGCTATGATTAACGTCACCACCGTCAGAAGGCGACCGATCCAAACATATTCTCGAGCACCGGCCCGAGGTCTCAGGTGACGGCGATAAATGTCATTGACAAGGTACGAGCTCCCCCAGTTGATCGTTGCGCTCACTCCCGACATGAATGCTGCTAGCGCGCTGGCCAAGAGCAATCCCCGAATCCACACTGGCGCATAATCTCGTACCATCTGAGCCCAAAGGGTGGCTGGCGTCTCCACTGAGGCCTCGTGGTAGAGAGCCACTGCCGCCATGCCGATGAAAACGGCCGGGATCAGCCGCACAACCAGTGATAATACACAGTTGAACATCTGCCCGATAATCGCATGCCACTCGTTGCGCGCGGCCATCGCTCTTTGTGCCGTCCATCCCTCACCCGCAAAGGGTGATCCAGCAAAGAAGAGGCCCTGAAGGATGAGGGCCAGGAGTGTCATAGGCGTGATTTGCTGACCTATGGGCAGCGGTTGAAGGAAATCCTCTCCTCGAACGGCTTCGATCTTGGCGTATATGGCCTCTAGGCCACCCGCCCGGTCAACGACCACAACCATGAGGATGAAGCCACTGGCCATGATGAGGAAAAATTGGATCAGCTCCGTATATACCACGCCAAAAAATCCTGAGAGCAACGTGTAGAGCACAGTGACGCCGCCGAAAATGAGCAAAACCTTCACCGGACTCCAGCCTAAAATGGGCGAGATCGTTTGGGTGAACCAAACCGACATATAGGCTAGGAGCACGACAGCCCAAACCATATAGGCATGGATGGCATAGGCCGCGCGATAAAAGCTGGCAGCCGACCCACTGTAGCGGTGCTCAATGAATTCGCCAGTGGTAACCACGCCTAGTCGCCGCCACATCTTCGCCCAGACTACTGCCACTATTGGCATCCAGATACACCAGGAAACCCAAGCCACCAACCAGTACTCAACGAAACCACCGATGAAAAACAGCATCACCCAAGGCGCACTAGCCGCGCCATAGGACGATACGTCAGAAAACCCGATGAGCCACCAGGGCATCTTGCGCCCGCCAATGAAGAAATGTTCAGGACTCTGGCTCGCCGTCCTAGTGAAAGCCAGGCCGATGGCCACCATCGCCAGGCAGTAAATGACTACAACTATCCAATCGAAAGAGGTCATGAGTGAGAGGTCCGCTACAGCTATGCTCTAATACTTCCTTCAGGGGACCGAGCACGAGCCCCAGGGTCAGTACTCAGTCCCCGATACTCGAGGCTGAAGCCCGCCGTCAATCAAAACTCAAACCGCAGACCAAATTGGATGATCCGCGGATCCGTAGCTGAGAGAACTCGGCCAGCCGTTGGCACATTGATAGCTGTGACCGGGAGCCCGAAGTTTGGATGGTTAAACAGGTTAAAGAACTCAGCTCGGAACTGAATGCGGCTGTTCTCCCGAATGGCAAAGTTCTTGTGCAGCGCAAAGTCCACATTGGAGAACCGATCGCCCCTCAAGATATTTCTGCCCGAATTGCCGAAACTAAAGAACGGCGGGACGGTAAAATCGGCGGGGTTAAACCATCGCTCCAACGTCGGCTTAGAAACACGGCCAGAACCAATGCGATTGGGTCGCCGGGTTCCGACGCCGATATTGGCCGTATCAACGGTGACAGTCGGCGAAAAGGGAAGCCCAGATTGGACCACAACAATCCCAGCAATTTGCCAGCCGCCTAGCAGGTGGTTGGCCAGCCCGCTTAGGGTATTAAGAAACGGTCGGCCACGACCGAATGGAAGTTCGTAGAGGTAGCTGAAGACGAACCGGTGGGGAACATCAAAGTCGGCAACCGCTCGTCCGGCCGCTTTGTTAAATGGATTATCGAAACAGGCCACGTTACCATCGTTGCTGCAATTATCAATCACTTTTGACCAGTTGTAAGACAGCAAGAAAGTGAGCCCTTGAGAAAACCTCTTCTCCACTTTCGCCTGGAGGGCATGATAGTTTGATGCCGCGCCATCCTCGCGAATAACACCCAATCCGAATTGAGGGAAGGGGCGGCGTGGTTGAATTGGTCCCGGCCCCGGTGGTGGGATATTGAAGACATTATCGTCCTCCAAGCGAGTCCCTTTATTGCCGACGTAGCCGAGCTCGACAGCCAGATCCCGGGTGATCTCCTGCTGCAGGACGAGATTCCACTGGGAAAGGTATGCCGTTCGCTGTCTCGGATTGAGTGAGAAGATCAGCGGCGGCGTGAAGGCTACTCCAACCGGTGAACGGAAGAAGTCGACCAAATCGCGCGTGGGCGTGGGGACATCATTAGCCAAGGACTCATCGACGATGAAGGGAGGGTTGATGATGAATTGGCTTACCTGCGTGTTGCCGTTGCGCTCCAAGTAAAATATCCCACCGGCCAGTCGGATCACCGTCCGCCTTCCCAGCGGCTGCCAGGCCAGTCCGAAGCGAGGAGCAAAATCGTTCCAGTCAGTGAACCGCAATCGGGTAGGAAGCGACGTCTGCGTCGAGGGGATGATCCACCGTCCGAATTGCCGGAATGCGGCTGGTGCTACCTGCTGGGAAGTCAGGTTGATGCTGCCATCCCGGCTGGAGACAACCACCACGCCAAGGCTCTGATCGAAGTGCCCACCAGCTAGGTGCAGTGGCACCGCTGGCAGATTCACTTCGTAGCGAAGACCCAGGTTGAGCGTCAGGTTTGGCCTGATGCGCCAGTCGTCTTGGACGTACTGATGGAAGTTTGAGAAGGACATGCCGAACGTGTTGCGCGGAAACGAACGGGACGCACCCGAGGGCAAACCAAGCAAGTAATCGGCAAAAGCATTGCCCGTATAGACACCACTGAAGGTAAAAACCCCACGAGCGAAAGCGGCATTGGACCCAATATCGGTGAACCGCCGCCAATCGAGTCCGGCTTTGATTGTGTGTTTACCCCTCACAATGGTCACATTGTCAATCCACTGAAAGCTTTCCGGGATGTTGCGCAGAGGTGAGAACGCCTGGCCGTTGAGAGAAGTCAAGCCGGCTATGTTCAACGTAGGGAACCCAGGCGACTCCTTGGCAGTCTCCTCAAAGCCTCGGATGCCACTCTGACTCGTGAAATCTGTCCCCAAACCCTGGGGCGAGCTATCTCGCGCCAGGCGTGAGTAGCCAAAGCGAAATTCATGCAGAATGCTTGGAGAAAACGTGCGCGTCCACACCAGAACGGCATTCTGATGCCGAACAAAAACGCTGTTGCCACCGACCTCGGGAAATGGTCCGGGATCAAAGGTCCGTATGTCGTTGAAGGAGTAGCGCGCATAGAAATGATCCTTGGCCGACAGTCTCTTATCCACGCGGATGTTGAACTGATCCACCGTGAGCGCTCGACTGGGGGCAGTGACGAACGTTCCGGCTGGGGTGTTCGGGAGCGGAAAGAACTTGAGGAAGAACACGGCGGGAGGAGAGAATCGAGTTGTAGGAATCCGGTTGTTGGCAAACGGCTGGCCAGTCCGCGGATCCTGCAACGTTCGCGTGGGCAGCAGCGACGAGAAATCGCCTTGTCGGAAGGCTGCCGAGGGGACAACCGCATTGAACACAGTGCCCCGTCGTTCCCGCGTCCCTTCGTAATTGCCGAAGTAAAAGAAGTCGTTTCTGATCAGCGGCCCACCCAGGGCAAAGCCGAATTGATTGCGCTTCAGTGGCGGCACCGTCGGCGTGAAGAAGTTACGGGCATCGAGCTTGTCATTTCGGAGGAACTCGAAGACGGCGCCGTGAATTTCATTGGTGCCGGATTTGATCGCCGTATTGATCTCAGCCGCCCCGCGACCGAATTCGGCGGCGAAGCCACTAGATTGAACCTTAAATTCCTGAATCGCATCCACGCTGGGCGAAAGTGACAGACCGCCGAAGATGAGCTCCGAGTTCGTGATACCATCAAGAAGGAATTCCGTCTTCGTTGCTCGTGCTCCGTTGACCGAGATGAGTGGAGAGTTGAAAAAGCCGGAGGTGCCTGTTTGAATCGCTCCTGGAGTGAGCGTCGCCAACTGGGCAAATCCTCGGCCGTTGAGAGGAAGTTCGAGTATCTTCCGGTTATCAATCACACTGCCGATGGCTGCGCTTTCCGTCTGAAGTAATGGAGCCTCGTCGGTCACAACCACCTGCTCTTCGATCTGTCCCACCTCGAGCGTGATGTCCACCCGAGCCCTTTGGTCAACCCGCAGGGTGATTGATTCGATAACCTTCGTTTT
This window contains:
- a CDS encoding beta-galactosidase, which gives rise to MWFSTWYWLNSAPQAEWDKDFRTIAESGFSHVVLCWGLDLSAFRYRQAESRYALALCEKYGLKAYLVIWHPSHNTLVLEAKREHRQVDNRGNLRFSLNLFHRQWRRTQWRGYLHQITRTYKDMKGLGGYVFDDSFGIGPVSEVGPIRSGEAVAGDFVSYSDYDKAEFRRWLKQKYGSLHNLNRAWGHTRSDGHPEDYRKWNEIEPPRKILNERIWDDWVEARTQWLTEWASETMRFIREVDPDPAHEVYIEDEQRALGTFSWPSSDATRPISLRDVVGVHFGRVVQPFDAVGVYPAFAWDKPQALEQALAVTENLLSETRRQVGPHKKIVYTFWASDVDVAKREPLTRPTGQEIIRVTEEAMKLGIRHIDYYGYRIGDWRVTLEEWQQLRPGKSRTYPLTKPLRHKFLDDRPDVLRVLAEFIHRVRNQGGQ
- a CDS encoding creatininase family protein, encoding MRYAELTADEIRGLDKRATVLMLPLGSCEQHGRHLPVLSDTIIVTRIAEAVEQRFPTQIALVPTVWVGSSSSHRRFAGAVSLDAVSYAQYLRDLCQSFIRDGFRKILLLNGHGGNIDPAKVALRMIKDAHPEVIVVLASYWELAEAVIQAIRESRPGGIGHACELETSLLLFLAPGLVNLEKATSGGQFRESKYLGRDIYEASRVYVAVDHDELSPSGVYGDPTKASKEKGERLFNGIVAALGEFIEEFQSW
- a CDS encoding U32 family peptidase, with the protein product MEATRRFLETLNLPSRDDGTVVSEKRFPDGGQYRIEIPEVETPAVFEVVIKMARDLGVPIHRVSQGTGISLLTDAEIRAMAEIGARERIEVFLFVNPRTKTSLGAHGLAPKRLYGADQLVYAVEDVKRACRLGIRGVLVADEGLVFVLNAMRQEKLLPETLKIKTSVLLTYSNPASSKVLETLGVNSFNVAADLPLSVISSIRQALTIPIDIYIEVPVAYGGTMRYHELPEIVKMAAPVYLKFGLYNEVSTDPIGEHLLQPAIEQARERVRRAKIGLELLAHYYPEAKASPTDGIRGGIPEIE
- a CDS encoding sodium:solute symporter, whose protein sequence is MTSFDWIVVVIYCLAMVAIGLAFTRTASQSPEHFFIGGRKMPWWLIGFSDVSSYGAASAPWVMLFFIGGFVEYWLVAWVSWCIWMPIVAVVWAKMWRRLGVVTTGEFIEHRYSGSAASFYRAAYAIHAYMVWAVVLLAYMSVWFTQTISPILGWSPVKVLLIFGGVTVLYTLLSGFFGVVYTELIQFFLIMASGFILMVVVVDRAGGLEAIYAKIEAVRGEDFLQPLPIGQQITPMTLLALILQGLFFAGSPFAGEGWTAQRAMAARNEWHAIIGQMFNCVLSLVVRLIPAVFIGMAAVALYHEASVETPATLWAQMVRDYAPVWIRGLLLASALAAFMSGVSATINWGSSYLVNDIYRRHLRPRAGAREYVWIGRLLTVVTLIIAYALGLAIDPQRLESWALFINSALIVFSLPLAWLKWFWWRMNVFGDAVGMLGAFPLAFVVWFGSDTVLPESWRTWIQQTLGWNLDGLVPAFGDMSRYPFWYGFSILFVSGWIIILAVTLLTRPENPDVLRAFYLKVRPLGWWGPIANYAEQKPRSAMTSDPNKDLWACFWGIAFCFSLVIGFFSLSGGRISMGCFSWLLSLITGYLFFQGATRAGAFAKAQVDAALDRDSRAMIQEP
- a CDS encoding carboxypeptidase regulatory-like domain-containing protein, encoding MRPMILLALAGALFSLVLVAPTFGQATTASLVGTVTDRAEAVVPGVAITVINVETNQTRQVVTNDAGEFVVTGLSVGRYSVKAERTGFKTKVIESITLRVDQRARVDITLEVGQIEEQVVVTDEAPLLQTESAAIGSVIDNRKILELPLNGRGFAQLATLTPGAIQTGTSGFFNSPLISVNGARATKTEFLLDGITNSELIFGGLSLSPSVDAIQEFKVQSSGFAAEFGRGAAEINTAIKSGTNEIHGAVFEFLRNDKLDARNFFTPTVPPLKRNQFGFALGGPLIRNDFFYFGNYEGTRERRGTVFNAVVPSAAFRQGDFSSLLPTRTLQDPRTGQPFANNRIPTTRFSPPAVFFLKFFPLPNTPAGTFVTAPSRALTVDQFNIRVDKRLSAKDHFYARYSFNDIRTFDPGPFPEVGGNSVFVRHQNAVLVWTRTFSPSILHEFRFGYSRLARDSSPQGLGTDFTSQSGIRGFEETAKESPGFPTLNIAGLTSLNGQAFSPLRNIPESFQWIDNVTIVRGKHTIKAGLDWRRFTDIGSNAAFARGVFTFSGVYTGNAFADYLLGLPSGASRSFPRNTFGMSFSNFHQYVQDDWRIRPNLTLNLGLRYEVNLPAVPLHLAGGHFDQSLGVVVVSSRDGSINLTSQQVAPAAFRQFGRWIIPSTQTSLPTRLRFTDWNDFAPRFGLAWQPLGRRTVIRLAGGIFYLERNGNTQVSQFIINPPFIVDESLANDVPTPTRDLVDFFRSPVGVAFTPPLIFSLNPRQRTAYLSQWNLVLQQEITRDLAVELGYVGNKGTRLEDDNVFNIPPPGPGPIQPRRPFPQFGLGVIREDGAASNYHALQAKVEKRFSQGLTFLLSYNWSKVIDNCSNDGNVACFDNPFNKAAGRAVADFDVPHRFVFSYLYELPFGRGRPFLNTLSGLANHLLGGWQIAGIVVVQSGLPFSPTVTVDTANIGVGTRRPNRIGSGRVSKPTLERWFNPADFTVPPFFSFGNSGRNILRGDRFSNVDFALHKNFAIRENSRIQFRAEFFNLFNHPNFGLPVTAINVPTAGRVLSATDPRIIQFGLRFEF